The Desmodus rotundus isolate HL8 chromosome 13, HLdesRot8A.1, whole genome shotgun sequence genome has a window encoding:
- the LOC123479969 gene encoding uncharacterized protein, with the protein MAASPPAKPFTPSPPPFLDNFLEELEKLSALTLAADQAKPNTLEETPLEIREEPSAPLPQPLASVPARPPSSRPPFPGSGVTSTTAQPYEATPLQGPRKTIQNKCADLAKMRKGFASPEKAPEVLGDKCVASAHTNVGPLPQTLPVIGEEDEEMCEGVMSGTRRGSESQEPDALWWGPGDLEVMPSLHIEEEEEERKCDGSQCTAASLPGPRAPKEDSSAAQTSHEPPSLSSGDGPSAPLPSCLLSSPPFHSSLASVSAPVSTLSQPAQSYSPPLLPKYSYQQEINSPRLKADLKSETFVLGKPPRSPVMSRRSCSSPVRGLSSSHRVGTEALAPGTWRHTHTLSGLALPRLPLASKVG; encoded by the exons ATGGCTGCAAGTCCACCAGCAAAACCTTTCACCCCATCACCACCTCCTTTTCTGGACAATTTCTTGGAGGAATTAGAGAAGCTTAGTGCTTTAACCTTAGCAGCCGACCAAGCCAAACCAAATACCCTAGAGGAGACCCCCCTTGAAATTAGAGAGGAACCCTCAGCTCCCCTGCCACAGCCTCTGGCATCTGTCCCTGCCAGACCACCCTCCTCTCGGCCACCTTTTCCTGGCTCAGGTGTGACCTCAACAACAGCACAGCCTTATGAGGCAACGCCACTCCAGGGCCCCAGGAAGACGATTCAGAACAAGTGTGCAGATTTggcaaaaatgagaaaaggcttTGCAAGCCCTGAAAAGGCTCCTGAAGTCCTAGGCGACAAGTGTGTGGCCTCCGCCCACACTAACGTGGGTCCCTTGCCCCAAACCCTCCCTGTCATTGGAGAGGAAGACGAGGAAATGTGTGAGGGGGTTATGTCAGGCACCCGAAGAGGGTCAGAATCTCAAGAACCAGATGCCTTATGGTGGGGCCCTGGTGACCTAGAGGTGATGCCAAGCCTGCACattgaagaggaggaagaagaaaggaagtgtGACGGCTCGCAGTGTACAGcagcctccctcccaggccctAGAGCCCCTAAGGAAGACAGCAGTGCAGCTCAAACCAGTCACGAG CCACCTTCACTTTCTTCGGGGGACGGACCGTCTGCACCTTTGCCCAGCTGTctgctttcctcccctcccttccactcttccCTGGCTTCTGTCTCTGCTCCGGTCTCCACGCTTTCCCAGCCTGCCCAATCCTActcacctcctctcctccccaaataCTCTTATCAACAGGAAATAAATTCACCCAGATTAAAG GCTGATTTAAAAAGCGAGACCTTTGTCTTGGGTAAGCCTCCGCGTAGCCCAGTGATGTCTAGGAGATCCTGCAGCTCGCCTGTCAGAGGGCTCAGCAGTTCCCACAGGGTAGGGACAGAAGCCCTGGCGCCAGGCACCTGGCGGCACACGCACACTCTCAGTGGGCTGGCTCTTCCTCGCTTGCCCCTTGCCAGTAAAGTAGGGTAG